The Salvelinus namaycush isolate Seneca chromosome 19, SaNama_1.0, whole genome shotgun sequence DNA window GTTAGAACATGAATGAAAACATTCAATCCTGGAAAAACTTGAGCGGGGTGTTGCCATTGCCTCAATACGATACTTTATTgggtggcggcaggtagcctagcgtttagGAGCTTTGGCGCAGTAACCAAAAGGtaactggttcgaatccctgagctgactaggtgaaaaatctgtcaatgtgcccttgagtaaggcacttaacgCTAATTGCTCCTCTAAGTCACACTGGATAAGAGTCTGATAAAATGACATTTTAAATGGCCCATTTACATGAACATTTATTTGGTGAAAATTCTGTGGGACAAAATAGAAATGTCTACATGAATTAAGTTGATGATCAATTTACACAGACACTCAAATTTAACAGTGACTCACTTGTCGTTGGAGATGCTGCAGTCGATGACAGTCTTCTTGCTAGTGTTGACAATGAtgaaggggaggtggatgagagAGTTGGGGGGTGGAGGTCTGTTTGTCTGCTGTTCTGTCTGTCGGTTCCGCTGCACCAGGTTCTTAAAGGctatttgctgcaggaggggatCATGGAGAGAACATTAGAACAATGTTAAAGtgccaatcagcagttgaaacaataaagcATTGTCACCACCACTGTTGTTTTGGTagaaagctgagggatggggctcgAGAAATATAACAACTCAAATTCAGACAAAGCTATGGATGCATGGacatatcaaaatgatagttttttAACCAGTAAAACAggcttatatatatattttggattCTGATGGGGTACGGCAGTTCAGCTAAGCTATTGggggcatttctaagttatattcttaaaGAATCAAATGGGTACATATTCATTTAAgtctaaaaatgtatgtagcaactgctgatttccCCTTTAAGACAACCTGTGGTCTTGTATATGCTTGCCTTTATCAGTGATTGTATTGTTGACGATGAGGCAAGCTAGTCCTGTAACAGGAGGCAAGCTAGTCCTGTAACAGGAGGCAAGCTAGTCCTGTAACAGGAGGCAAGCTAGTCCTGTAACAGGAGGCAAGCTAGTCCTGTAACAGGAGGCAAGCTAGTCCTGTAACAGGAGGCAAGCTAGTCCTGTAACAGGAGGGAAGCTGATCACCTGTAATATAAGCTCTTGGAGTTGTGACTGCTTCTGCTTGATTCTCTCCAGTCGTCTTTGTCTCTCCACCTACAGAGGAAGAGCAGAACACATCCAGGGTGTGAGAGCGTAAaagaaaagagggagaagagagttCATGGTGTACCAGGTGTGAATGTATATACACAGTggcttcggaaagtactcagaccccttgacttattccacattttgttacgttacagccatattctaaaattgattaaattgttttttttcctctcctcaatctacacacaaaactcaataatgacaaagaaaaaaactggtttagacatttttgcaaatttctaTATTTTCTTTTTTACTGAAACattacatttgcataagtattcagacccttttctcagtaTTTTGTTTTAgcacgtttggcagcgattacagtattgagttacagcatcgagtcttccccatccaacccgacagagtttgagaggatctgcagagaacggGATAAACTACctaaatacaggtttgccaagcttgtagcatcaaacCCAAGAAAAGGGGTGGCAGgttgtctagtggttagagcgttgggccagtaactgaaaggttgctggatcgaatccctgagctgacaattaaataatctgtcgttctgctctgaacaaggcagttaactcactgttccccggtaggccttcattgtaaataaggctgttaagtaacaaaatgtggaaaaagttaacgggtctgaatactttctgaatgcactgtgcatatacacagaacaaaaataaacaCGCAACATGCAATTAAAAAGATTTctcagttcataaggaaatcaatccatttaaataaataaattagaccctaatctatggatttcacatgactgggaatacagatatgcatcttttggtcacataataaaaatgtggatcagaaaaccagtcagtatctggtgtgaccaccatttgcctcatgcagcgtgacacgcCCTTCGCATACAGTTGATCAGGCTGCTGAGTGTGGCCTGtaaaatgttgtcccacttcaatggctgtgcaaagctgctggatattgacgggaactggaacacgctgtcgtacaagtCAATCCAgggcattccaaacatgctcaatgggtgacatgtctggtgagtatgcaggccatagaagaactgggacattttcagcttccagaaattatgttcagatctttgcgacatggagctgtgcattatcatgctgaaacatgaggtgatggtggcagatgaatggcacgacaattggcctcaggatctcatcactgtatctttgtgcattcaaatcaccatcgataaaatgcaattgtgtttgttgtccgtagcttatactataacctcaccgccaccatggggcactctgttcacaacgttgacgtcagcaaacagctctcccacacaacgccatacacgtggtctgcggttgcaaggccggttggacgtactgccaaattctctgaaacaacgttggaggcggcttattgtagagaaactaacataaaattctctggcaacagctctgcatattcctgcagtcagcatgccaaatgcacactctctcaaaacttgaggcctctgtggcattgtgttgtgtgacaacggCACATTTAAGAGtgggcttttattgtccccagcacaaggtgcatctgtgtaatgatcatgctgtttaatcagcttctagaTATGCCACaactatcaggtggatggattattttggcaaatgagaaatactcactaacagggatgtacaatttctgcacaacatttgagagaaataagctttttgtgtatatGAAAAATTTGAGATATTTTATTTCAAGTCGTGAattatgggaccaacactttacatgtttagtttatatttttgttctgtgtatatATTAGACTCACCTCTAGGTTCTGGCATTCCTGGGCCGAGTTTGTGGGCAGACCGATCCACTTGATCTCTTTCTTCTCTTTAGAGATTATGTTCATGGCCATGAGCACATTGAGCGCGTCGTACACACGCCTACGGATGTTCTTCTGGTCATACACATGCtacaaggagagggggaaggggttaaTCTCTGACTCCTGTGTGTGCAGAGCGCTTCCATTGGGTTTGGTGTCATAATGATCATGTGGATTTGTCATAATGAAACCAGTGTGCTAAAGCCTAATATCAAAACATCCGCTTCAGTCCGCACTCCGAAATCTCTTTCGGACTTTACAAGGAGGTGGATGAAGCGGAACACTGAGGATGGCAGCTGATGTTCGAAGTCCGAACACCAAAAGCAAAAGTAGCGGACATAAATTAGGCTCGAGGAAGACCATGTCATAACTTCATTTCCTAAGTAGGTTTGTTGTGTCTGAAATTGTGATGTCATATAGAGATTTGTTTTGTCTAAGAGTAAGGCTGAAAAACGTGATGGGTTGTCAGAGTGATGTCATAACGAGGACTTCTGTCAGAGAGAATGTCAGGAGTTAAGAGTGATGCAACAACGGAGAATTCTGTCTGACAGAGTGTTGGCATAAATAGGAATTCAGACAATGTCTGATGTCACAGAAAATTATGTCTCAGAGAAAGTGAAGTCAGGCTTCCCCAGCCTGAAGAGCCCTGTGCATACAGCTGCAAAACTCACAGAGTCATTGGGGGAGATGTGGTTGTCTGCAGCGCTGAACTCTGCCACCAGCTCGTCTGCCACCTCGTTGTACGAGGTGACACCCTTCTTTTGCACCTTCTCACACACCTTCATGGAGAAATGCCTCAAGCCCTTGCCATTCTTCTCCCCCTTCTTACCACGCTTCCTGTGGACAAAGGTGGTTAAACACAGCTATATACTTCTAGACTACACTGGCAtatcacacaggcacacagaatAAATCAACTAAACTCACCCCGATGACCAAGGCGACGCGTCGGCCGGCTGGCTCTGTGTGAGGAACTGGGAGCTGGGTGTGTGAGGGCTGTTCACCAGTATGGCACTGGAAACACTGGGCCTCTGGGGCGTGCCAATAACCTACAGGGGGAGAGAGCTCAACCATTTCAGTTTTAGAGTAAAGAAGCTTTATAATCCAAGAGTGTAATTTGCTTTGCAGcaagctgtaaaaaaaaaatacatacaccTACAACACACATCAATATGAACAGACCATCATAGTCATACATTATTGAAAAGGTTATTGTAGGGTTGGGCGACATTGCGATTGCATTGTCTATCAACGATGATTGACAGCCATCGTCAATGGTGACAACATTGTGATTAGGACTGGCACAATTACTCTATAACAGTgtaaccagatgaagatcttcattCGGCCTGTCACCTAAAACCTTTACACATTTGTACAGATGTACAATTAAGAGcatgcctggtacggcaactgcactgcccacaaccgcagggctctccagagggtggtgcggtctgcacagcacatcaccgggggcaaactacctgccctccaggacacctacagcacccgatgtcacaggaagaccaaaaagatcatcaaggacaagaaacacccgagccactgcctgttcaccccgctaccatccagaaggcgaggtcagtacaggtacatcaaagctgggacaaagagactgaaaaatagcttccatctcaaggccatcggacTGTTAAACAGCTATCACTAACAGTGAGGCTACTGCCttcatacagacttgaaatcattggccacttaaataaatggatcactagtcactttaataatgtttacaaatcttgcattactcatatcatagtatatactgtattttatactatctattgcatcttgcctacgccgcatccatatatttatatgtatatattcctattccattacttagatgtgtgtgtattaggtagttgtggaattgttcgattacttgttagatattgcctAACtgccggaactagaagcacaagcatttcatttcgctacactcgcaataacatttgatttgatgaaaatAAACGCCTTAACCGTTTAATTGTTTTTTACCAATTCCTTACTAATTAGTCACCTtaaattcatcaatcaagtacaaggggaGGAGCTAAAACCTCCATGAAATGAGTTTGATACCTGTGGTTTAGCCTATTTGATTTTGTTGCTCACACTGATAGCATAttcaaacatttctctccacctgATGCCAAAATGTGTAGCATTGCCCGAAATGAACTTAAACTTAAATTTGTTCTCTCCGCTGTCAAGATAGGGGTACGCAGACCGgcgagccactgcggcccctcacAAACAGCggtgtaaagtatttaagtaaaaatacttcaaaCTACTAGTCAAGTCAttttttggagtatctgtacGTAACTATTGATATTTCTGACAGCTTCTACTTCAATACATACTTaatgaaaatattgtactttttactccatacatttctcctgacaaccaaaagtactcaaAAGTACcaaaagttacattttgaatgcttagcaggacatggAAAAAACGGTCAAACTCACACTTAAAAAGAGAACACgggctgtgttcgaatactcatactaactgcactaaccatactatttgtgacgtaaattgagtatatagtatgcttattggtgaTAGTATGGATACAGTTAGTGTACCAAAAGCTCCCGGATGTCATACTACATTCGTCAAAATACGAAGTGTACCAGCAGTGGACACCATTtccgtgcttttagggcccataatgcaattctggAAATGGGTGTGGCTtcacaacgttttcagatttaaagaaaattgtggaaaatatgcagccgaagtccaacgagggcggatacaaattcattgctttaactaattactacaaatgttaagaaaatgttgagcaatgtattaaagtaatgacttttcaaagaAGTTACCTTACATGTTATGTCTGCCAATTTTATAGCTATGTtatccttatgaaccacatagcatatcagtACAGAAGTATGTaacggtatgttagctagctacctaaagtTAGTTGGCCTactaatacatcaaacttgccagtatatgaACTATATGCTAACTAATTAACTACCCAACATTTATTGACTattattcccgtcattcttagcttaagtggtatagtcgttgtgctttctcaatggacattcgggtgcttcgaaaattcgctctggctatctactccgatttcagagcactctcctctgagtgtaccagagcgcagaataactgatgactTTACAAgtgctcaacacccattgaatatggccggtgtcagtaaacgtcggcaaaaacgcacaattaaattgttgccagcagcacaattAGTCACCAAAGCTCTGGATGACATGAAAACTGCTTaaacagctctgctagggtgagtaaaatggtcagagtgaggtgttctctcatttgtgtctggaagttgctagcaagctagccaacgttagcttgggtaaGCCCACAAAGCTTGAATCCTTCGCCCgagcatccagtgtgcgctccgactaaacacaaatgcatcttttgtaaataatgtctgagagttggagtgtgcccctggatatccatacattttaaaaacaaagtaactctgggtcttcctttcctgtggcggtcctcatgagagccagtttcatcatagtgcttgatggtttttgcgactgcacttgaagaaacgttcaaagttcttgacattttccggattgactgaccatgtcttaaagtaatgatggactgtcatttctctttgcttatttgagctaatcttgccataatatgacttcgtcttttaccaaatagggctatcttctgtattccacccctaccttgtcacaacacaacgctttgaggaaagaaatttcacaaattaacttttaacaaggcacaactgttaattgaaatggcattcaggccaaaaaatcttgtttctcaaggtctgagagtcctttaggtgcctattggcaaactccgaactggctgtcatgtgccttttactgaggagtggctaccGTCTGGccactgattggtggagtggtgcagagatggttgtctttctggaaggttctcccatttccacagaggaactatagagctctgtcagactgacctccctgaccaaggcccttctcccccgattgctcagtttggccgggtagccagctctaggaagagtcttggtggttccaaacttggaggcaactgttcttggggaccttcaatgctgcagaaatgttttggtacccttccccagatatgtgcctcaacacaatcctgtctcggagctcgacggacaattcctttgacctcatggcttggtttttgctctgacatgcactgtcaactgtgggaccttatacagacagctgtgtgcccttccaaatcatgtccaatcaattgaattcaccacaggtgacctccaatcaaggatgatcaatggaaacaggatgcacctgatctcaatttcgagtctgatagcaaaggatctgaatgcTTATTTACATAAAGCATTTTTTAATTtgcaaacattatttttttttttaaacagtatggaaatatggaaaaagggaaagggtcggaatactttccgaatgcactgtatatccctttgccctcagaacagcctcaattcgacAGGGCATGAACTACAAGGCGTTGAAaactttccacagggatgcttgccaatgttgactccaatgcttcccacagttatgttAAGTAGGCTGGATGTCTTTTTGGTGGTGAACCATtgttgacacacacaggaaactgttgagcgtgaaaagaactgcaatgctgctgagtttgacacaaaccggtgcacctggcacctactaccataccccgttcaacgGCACAAATCTTTGTTACCATTCA harbors:
- the LOC120064315 gene encoding transcription factor Dp-1-like, yielding MMAKDVGLMETNGELKVFIDQNLSPSKGVLSLVAVHPVSIPVAKQLLPKTLGLSNVNIAPHMVIGTPQRPSVSSAILVNSPHTPSSQFLTQSQPADASPWSSGKRGKKGEKNGKGLRHFSMKVCEKVQKKGVTSYNEVADELVAEFSAADNHISPNDSHVYDQKNIRRRVYDALNVLMAMNIISKEKKEIKWIGLPTNSAQECQNLEVERQRRLERIKQKQSQLQELILQQIAFKNLVQRNRQTEQQTNRPPPPNSLIHLPFIIVNTSKKTVIDCSISNDKFEYLFNFDSMFEIHDDIEVLKRMGMACGLEVGKCSPEDLKVARSLVPKALEPYVTEMAQGPISNVYITGGSSTNGGRHHGQGSDSGADGPLASSSNDSHYSGSRVETPVSYMGDDDEEDDYDENDDDD